One genomic region from Bacillus aquiflavi encodes:
- a CDS encoding YwqI/YxiC family protein, with product MGTIKLNYEAVIKQLNHIKTALNASSIKEAPTGSLGQNKLEFTQEWIKLENSIQTAFSQYKQIVHKNVDDTRANVDLLKKQDEAVIKS from the coding sequence ATGGGAACAATTAAATTAAATTATGAAGCCGTAATAAAACAATTAAATCATATTAAAACAGCTCTTAATGCTTCATCTATAAAGGAAGCGCCAACGGGATCATTAGGACAGAACAAACTTGAATTTACACAAGAATGGATTAAATTAGAGAATAGCATTCAAACAGCTTTTTCTCAATATAAACAAATTGTCCACAAAAATGTAGATGATACACGTGCAAATGTAGATCTTTTGAAAAAACAAGATGAAGCGGTAATTAAAAGTTGA
- a CDS encoding SH3 domain-containing protein: protein MYYEVTKSHRSNYPNPIVLSKGQQMTVGKKYSGQENWDRWVFCSTIDCKLEGWVPEQMIQIDGNIGTALEAYTAKELDIDQYEKVIGLKELNGWIWCRNVTNGEKAGCL, encoded by the coding sequence ATGTACTATGAAGTAACAAAAAGCCATAGATCTAATTATCCGAACCCGATCGTTTTATCAAAAGGGCAACAAATGACTGTCGGTAAAAAATACAGTGGGCAAGAAAACTGGGATCGTTGGGTGTTTTGTTCAACAATCGACTGTAAACTAGAAGGTTGGGTTCCAGAACAAATGATACAAATCGATGGCAATATCGGCACTGCATTAGAAGCATATACCGCAAAAGAGCTCGATATTGATCAATATGAGAAAGTTATAGGTTTGAAAGAGCTTAACGGCTGGATTTGGTGTCGCAACGTCACCAATGGTGAGAAGGCTGGCTGCCTATAA
- a CDS encoding winged helix-turn-helix transcriptional regulator, translated as MKDTCIGVEAALDIIVGKWKPIILFHLMENKKMRFSELKRAIPRITQKMLTSQLRELEHHDIINRKVYSQVPPKVEYSLTDYGQEMIPILKLMQEWGTSHIQHLQAIHKEKREE; from the coding sequence ATGAAAGATACTTGCATTGGGGTAGAAGCAGCATTAGATATCATTGTAGGGAAGTGGAAGCCGATCATTTTATTCCATTTAATGGAGAACAAAAAGATGCGATTTAGTGAATTAAAAAGGGCGATTCCACGAATTACACAAAAAATGCTTACCTCACAATTAAGAGAACTGGAACACCATGACATTATTAACCGTAAAGTCTATTCACAAGTCCCGCCAAAAGTAGAATATTCTTTAACTGATTATGGACAAGAGATGATTCCAATCCTAAAATTAATGCAAGAATGGGGAACATCTCATATACAACATTTACAAGCAATTCATAAAGAAAAGCGGGAAGAGTGA
- a CDS encoding isopeptide-forming domain-containing fimbrial protein: MRKWKNKLLLFTFIFLLTAQTFSHPSFVFAIDHGGNEITHTSKEIGSDDCLREYEVTAQFKKEDVQKPTDLIFVQDASGSFRDTIGNVKKALNEVIDYLIPGDRVQLTTYRGAIGNSTANGKKQNMPGWDYEVKTNQPLTNNFVQAKNAVNSFVVNSGTPTASGLKSALESYEANKGDISNRSTVFVLITDGVANTRLDGYLKQRDDHFSMRTPKGANSVEYNQDYKAAIQEVIAQTNNIKAKGYELITGYWEQYQQFQQSGQLEDRYDGPLVNPDRDGKDYPVRPDVINSLKGMASSHDNFIEASTKDGDNINEFTRKLKEVIARQIQVSDYKVMFNVDERYTIDESSVQLISDQVSADPVIEGNRITFDLGNIPAGEYVIKYKITQNESIAEQHTASEGQLIINGEINVFPPIIHEANNENCFIEPSDPAIDKDVNGEDHLFIDREKEYVYNITTPIPNNIKEYTKFMITDEMDPGLTVLKDKVKVTVDGKTYDGLKLTIDGNNVKVDVTDFAGLSGKEKIQLVIPAMINVETDISQYKDNKIPNTANLHFKNAAGKEDSLKTDPVTVTPPKDLKIDKDVNGKDHLSIDREKEYVYNITTPIPNNIKEYTKFVITDEVDPGLTVLKDKVKVTVNGEAYDGLKLIVDGNNVKVEVTDFAGLSGKEKIQLVIPAMINVETDISQYKDNKIPNTAKLHFKNAAGKEDSLKTDPVTVTPPEDLKIDKDVNEKDHIIMDRKKEYVYNVTTTIPNDMKEYTKLVITDEVDSGLTVLKDKVKVTVDGEAYDGLKLTVDDNSVKVEVTDFAGLSGKEKIQLVIPAMINANTDISKYKDNKIPNTANIDFENISGQQNNKKSSTVTVTPADHPGKPNKPSGLGGLGDPGEPNKPNEPGKWIDKLPQTGEELLLYMTIFGFLLLVIGGVLLFYRERNME; the protein is encoded by the coding sequence ATGAGAAAGTGGAAAAATAAGCTTCTGTTATTTACATTCATATTTTTACTAACTGCTCAAACATTTTCACATCCGTCGTTCGTGTTTGCAATTGATCATGGCGGCAATGAGATTACGCATACATCAAAAGAAATTGGATCAGATGATTGTTTAAGAGAGTATGAGGTTACTGCTCAATTTAAAAAAGAGGATGTTCAAAAACCAACTGATCTCATATTTGTTCAAGATGCGAGCGGTAGTTTTAGGGATACGATTGGCAATGTAAAGAAAGCGTTGAATGAGGTCATTGACTATTTAATTCCAGGGGATCGAGTGCAATTGACGACTTATCGAGGGGCAATCGGCAATAGCACTGCAAATGGAAAAAAACAAAATATGCCGGGCTGGGATTATGAAGTTAAAACAAATCAACCACTTACGAATAATTTTGTGCAAGCTAAAAATGCAGTAAATAGTTTTGTTGTTAATTCTGGGACGCCGACGGCATCAGGTTTAAAATCAGCGTTGGAAAGTTATGAAGCGAACAAAGGTGACATTAGTAATCGATCGACGGTTTTTGTTTTAATTACGGATGGTGTTGCAAATACAAGATTAGATGGTTATCTTAAACAACGGGATGATCATTTTAGTATGAGAACTCCAAAAGGAGCAAATAGCGTAGAATATAACCAAGATTATAAAGCGGCAATACAAGAAGTAATTGCGCAGACAAATAACATAAAAGCAAAAGGGTACGAGCTCATTACTGGTTATTGGGAACAATATCAACAATTTCAGCAGTCAGGACAATTAGAGGATCGCTATGATGGGCCACTTGTAAATCCTGATAGAGACGGTAAAGACTATCCTGTTAGACCAGATGTTATCAACTCATTAAAAGGAATGGCTTCAAGTCATGATAATTTTATTGAGGCTAGTACAAAAGATGGGGACAATATTAACGAGTTCACAAGAAAATTAAAGGAAGTTATTGCTAGGCAAATACAAGTTAGCGATTATAAAGTCATGTTCAATGTAGACGAGCGTTACACTATAGACGAATCGAGCGTTCAATTAATATCTGATCAAGTAAGTGCAGATCCTGTGATCGAAGGGAACCGCATTACCTTTGATCTTGGAAATATACCTGCAGGAGAATATGTAATAAAATACAAAATAACTCAGAACGAATCAATTGCGGAACAGCATACTGCAAGTGAAGGTCAGCTTATTATTAATGGTGAGATAAATGTATTTCCACCAATTATCCATGAAGCAAATAATGAAAATTGTTTTATAGAGCCTTCAGATCCAGCAATCGATAAGGATGTCAACGGGGAAGACCATCTATTTATTGATCGTGAAAAGGAATATGTATATAATATCACAACTCCAATCCCAAATAATATTAAAGAATATACGAAATTCATGATCACAGATGAAATGGATCCCGGCTTAACCGTTTTAAAAGATAAAGTAAAAGTGACCGTAGACGGTAAGACTTACGATGGTTTAAAACTAACTATAGACGGCAACAACGTGAAAGTAGATGTAACCGACTTTGCTGGCTTGTCAGGGAAAGAGAAAATACAGCTCGTCATTCCTGCAATGATCAATGTTGAAACAGACATAAGTCAATATAAGGACAACAAAATTCCAAATACAGCTAACTTACATTTTAAAAATGCAGCGGGTAAAGAGGACTCTTTGAAAACAGATCCTGTCACAGTAACTCCGCCGAAAGATCTTAAAATAGATAAAGATGTCAACGGAAAAGACCATCTATCTATTGATCGTGAAAAAGAATATGTATATAACATCACAACTCCAATCCCAAATAATATTAAAGAATATACGAAATTCGTGATCACAGATGAAGTGGATCCCGGCTTAACCGTTTTAAAAGATAAAGTAAAGGTGACTGTAAATGGTGAAGCTTACGATGGTTTAAAGCTTATTGTTGATGGCAACAACGTAAAAGTAGAAGTAACCGACTTTGCTGGCTTGTCAGGGAAAGAGAAAATACAGCTCGTCATTCCTGCAATGATCAATGTTGAAACAGACATAAGTCAATATAAGGACAACAAAATTCCAAATACAGCCAAATTACATTTTAAAAACGCAGCGGGTAAAGAGGACTCTTTGAAAACAGATCCTGTCACAGTAACTCCGCCGGAAGATCTTAAAATAGATAAAGATGTCAATGAAAAAGATCATATTATCATGGATCGAAAAAAAGAGTATGTGTACAATGTAACAACGACAATCCCGAACGATATGAAAGAATATACAAAATTAGTTATTACGGATGAAGTTGATTCAGGCTTGACCGTTTTAAAAGATAAAGTAAAAGTGACTGTAGATGGTGAGGCTTACGATGGTTTAAAGCTAACTGTCGATGACAACAGTGTAAAAGTAGAAGTAACCGATTTTGCTGGCTTGTCAGGGAAAGAGAAAATACAGCTAGTTATTCCCGCGATGATCAATGCTAATACAGACATAAGTAAATATAAGGATAACAAAATTCCAAATACAGCGAACATTGATTTCGAAAATATTTCCGGTCAACAAAACAACAAAAAAAGTTCCACGGTCACGGTTACACCGGCAGACCATCCAGGTAAACCTAACAAACCAAGCGGGCTAGGTGGATTGGGCGACCCAGGTGAGCCAAATAAACCTAATGAACCAGGAAAATGGATCGATAAGCTTCCGCAAACTGGTGAAGAATTGTTGTTATACATGACGATTTTTGGATTTTTACTACTGGTGATAGGTGGAGTATTATTATTCTATAGAGAAAGAAATATGGAGTAA
- a CDS encoding DUF5082 domain-containing protein, with protein MGYAEMLSQIYGTISSRSADINEKIERLRQAKRKIEQEQNTSLGEIKKIKQPELANSWKGERAISFNESRLEAFKVINEIINDDYDDYKQEISLKMGLLTAEKGVLDMASGLANEASNLLSKGEEALEELSNKINEIKRRLA; from the coding sequence ATGGGTTATGCAGAAATGTTAAGTCAAATATACGGTACCATTTCGTCAAGATCAGCTGATATTAACGAAAAAATTGAAAGGCTTAGACAGGCAAAACGGAAAATTGAACAAGAACAAAATACATCTTTAGGAGAAATTAAAAAAATTAAACAACCTGAACTAGCTAACTCCTGGAAAGGCGAACGGGCAATTTCTTTTAACGAATCTCGCTTAGAGGCATTTAAAGTAATAAACGAAATAATTAACGACGATTATGATGATTACAAACAGGAAATAAGTCTTAAAATGGGGCTTTTAACAGCGGAAAAAGGAGTTTTAGATATGGCAAGCGGACTGGCGAATGAAGCGAGTAACCTTTTAAGTAAAGGTGAAGAGGCACTTGAGGAATTAAGTAATAAAATAAATGAAATAAAAAGGCGGTTAGCTTAA
- a CDS encoding class D sortase encodes MKTIKSIFGLLFLLTGLTFLSIPPYYEWQQGKELRALEKALNLLTEESTDDIDLSEIENLSFSEEQLKKVLELEIPSIDLKQKVLAETTEENLKVALTQLKKNQIPGKGNFVIVGHRGYRGDRHFRHLPSVAAGEKVYLHTKKQTYVYEVTDLEVIKPTDVEILNDTENKNEITMITCTVTGLERVAVKGELIKMIAK; translated from the coding sequence GTGAAAACGATAAAGTCTATTTTTGGTCTTCTATTTTTGCTAACTGGGCTAACTTTTCTTTCCATTCCACCCTATTACGAGTGGCAGCAAGGAAAAGAGTTGAGGGCTTTGGAAAAAGCTCTCAACTTACTTACTGAGGAATCAACCGATGATATCGATCTTTCAGAAATAGAAAACCTTTCTTTTTCCGAAGAGCAGTTAAAGAAAGTGCTGGAACTAGAGATTCCATCTATTGATCTAAAGCAAAAAGTTTTAGCTGAAACAACAGAAGAGAACTTAAAAGTAGCCTTGACACAATTAAAAAAGAACCAAATCCCAGGTAAAGGGAACTTTGTTATAGTTGGACATAGAGGTTATCGGGGAGATAGGCATTTCCGACATCTTCCTAGTGTGGCTGCTGGTGAAAAAGTTTATTTGCATACGAAAAAGCAAACTTACGTTTATGAAGTGACGGATTTAGAAGTCATTAAACCAACTGATGTGGAAATTTTAAATGATACTGAAAATAAAAACGAAATTACAATGATTACATGTACTGTAACAGGATTAGAACGAGTCGCTGTAAAAGGTGAATTAATAAAAATGATTGCGAAATAA
- a CDS encoding response regulator, whose protein sequence is MNAIVIDDEPLAVELLEKKLDEIEGIAVIGKYTNPHRGLEAIIKKQPDIVFLDIDMPEINGIELADKVQRTLSDIKIVFITAYPDYAVKAFELKAEDYILKPIQSKRLVETINHISKIDKKKLDSYPMVCCFQNLFFIKHDGENSQVIDVHWRTSKARELFAYLIQHRQKFVRKDVIIEHFWQDANWKDGYGQLYSTIYQIRKTLASIGFNITIISSENSYKLELKLNDVLLDVDEWENRMEKLSFVNKDTLLQYKKLLNLYKGDFLGEDDYLWAENERSRLRVLWLGYVKKAANYLIDIKKYSDAIILYLQVQKVQPLVEESYFMLMQLYNAFGDRYSVKKQYCGLKKMLQEEYEAMPSEAIQKWYQKWEKS, encoded by the coding sequence TTGAATGCAATTGTTATTGATGATGAGCCGTTAGCAGTTGAATTATTGGAAAAGAAGTTGGATGAAATTGAGGGGATTGCTGTTATAGGAAAATACACTAATCCTCACCGAGGCTTAGAGGCAATCATAAAAAAACAACCTGACATTGTCTTTCTTGATATTGATATGCCTGAAATAAACGGAATTGAATTGGCTGACAAAGTTCAACGAACTTTGTCCGATATAAAAATTGTTTTCATTACTGCGTATCCTGATTACGCTGTAAAAGCTTTTGAATTAAAAGCAGAAGATTATATTTTGAAACCTATTCAAAGCAAGCGCTTAGTCGAAACAATTAACCATATTTCAAAGATTGATAAAAAGAAGTTGGATTCTTATCCAATGGTATGTTGTTTTCAAAACTTGTTTTTTATTAAACATGATGGGGAGAATTCTCAAGTGATTGATGTTCATTGGAGAACGTCTAAGGCAAGAGAATTGTTCGCATATCTTATTCAACATCGCCAAAAATTTGTACGAAAAGACGTTATCATAGAACATTTTTGGCAAGATGCAAATTGGAAAGACGGATATGGGCAGCTTTATAGTACGATTTATCAAATTCGAAAAACGCTCGCTTCAATTGGTTTCAATATTACAATTATTAGTTCCGAAAATAGTTACAAATTAGAACTTAAACTTAATGATGTGTTGTTAGATGTAGACGAATGGGAAAATAGGATGGAGAAATTATCGTTTGTGAATAAAGACACACTTCTTCAATATAAAAAATTACTTAATCTTTATAAAGGAGATTTCTTAGGAGAAGATGATTATTTGTGGGCGGAAAACGAACGCAGTCGATTAAGAGTTCTTTGGTTAGGCTATGTGAAAAAGGCAGCAAATTACTTGATTGATATAAAAAAATATTCTGATGCAATCATTCTTTATTTACAGGTGCAAAAGGTACAGCCTCTTGTAGAAGAAAGTTATTTTATGTTAATGCAGCTGTATAATGCGTTTGGTGATCGCTATTCAGTTAAAAAGCAATATTGTGGCTTAAAAAAAATGTTACAAGAGGAGTACGAAGCAATGCCAAGCGAAGCTATTCAAAAGTGGTATCAGAAATGGGAAAAGAGTTAA
- a CDS encoding BlaI/MecI/CopY family transcriptional regulator: MKEIPQISEAEYKVMKVIWNYEPISTPEVVEKLSKKSDWKSNTIHTMLARLVKKKALHARKEGRVFIYTSLVEKHEYVEQKSKSFLQQFFGGTLNSMVLNFIENDQLSNEEISELKKILSMRDKKEGEK, from the coding sequence ATGAAGGAGATTCCACAAATATCAGAAGCAGAATATAAAGTGATGAAGGTAATATGGAACTATGAGCCAATTTCAACTCCTGAAGTAGTGGAGAAATTATCGAAAAAGAGTGATTGGAAGTCAAATACCATTCACACCATGTTGGCGCGCCTAGTTAAGAAAAAGGCTTTGCATGCAAGAAAAGAGGGCCGAGTGTTTATATATACTTCATTGGTTGAAAAGCACGAATATGTTGAGCAAAAAAGTAAATCCTTTCTCCAGCAGTTTTTCGGCGGTACATTAAATTCAATGGTCTTAAATTTTATTGAAAATGATCAATTATCGAACGAAGAAATATCGGAATTAAAGAAAATATTGTCCATGAGGGATAAGAAAGAAGGGGAAAAATAA
- a CDS encoding DoxX family protein produces the protein MGTLAIILQIILGLGFLLFGVTKFISKQMVEAFEHFGLPQWLRVITGSLEIIGALGLFVGIWYSIIAVLSSVGLAIIMFFAALTHIRSHDPFKNMLMPIILFILLVTVTFLI, from the coding sequence ATGGGAACTTTAGCTATCATTTTACAAATTATTCTTGGATTAGGATTCTTATTATTTGGTGTAACCAAATTTATTTCTAAACAAATGGTGGAGGCATTTGAACATTTTGGTCTTCCACAATGGCTTCGAGTAATAACTGGTAGTTTAGAAATTATCGGGGCATTGGGACTTTTTGTTGGCATTTGGTATTCAATAATTGCTGTTTTATCTAGTGTTGGATTAGCTATCATTATGTTCTTCGCTGCATTGACGCATATTCGTTCGCATGATCCATTTAAAAATATGCTAATGCCTATTATATTGTTTATTTTATTAGTTACAGTTACATTTTTAATTTAG
- a CDS encoding YkvA family protein, producing the protein MKAEKMEEEDIQKHKKHYSNEKLWDKVQKYSKKAGSTAIYAVLILYYTLQKPEIPFKVKATIAGALGYFILPIDLIPDVAMGAGFLDDLGVITAALLQVALFIDKDIKKQAKDKLVDWFGENVDTSEIDDKLNVSQNETV; encoded by the coding sequence ATGAAAGCAGAAAAGATGGAAGAAGAAGATATTCAAAAACATAAAAAACATTATTCTAATGAGAAACTATGGGACAAGGTTCAAAAATATTCCAAGAAGGCTGGTTCAACAGCTATATATGCTGTTCTCATTCTTTATTACACATTACAGAAACCTGAAATTCCTTTTAAAGTAAAAGCTACTATCGCAGGAGCATTAGGGTACTTTATTCTGCCAATCGATTTAATTCCAGATGTTGCTATGGGGGCAGGTTTTCTTGATGATTTAGGTGTAATTACTGCAGCCTTACTTCAAGTCGCTCTCTTTATCGATAAAGATATAAAAAAACAAGCAAAAGATAAGCTTGTAGATTGGTTTGGAGAAAATGTAGATACATCTGAAATAGATGATAAATTAAATGTTAGTCAGAATGAGACAGTATAA
- a CDS encoding ribonuclease YeeF family protein, whose translation MTVKIYEAQTLISTMEQRAKHYTQLKTELEQLKKEFEKISDFGDELKGKGADAIKAFYKAQADVVDEWLQLIVISDEFYKGISGTTEDLNLSGSTIIQVPFLEMELAHSTRTARDIVSAQHEDLQQIFDEISDIISLQTFSTEQFEDHIEKADKERKETIKKVNELDQNLLQEYKFVEAQAGIVISLFQALLDASSQGGEVSPLYFNAQAYNSSEIHQVKEEFGKEAKAYLDFKKEQAEVRKQIKEQIERENRPWYEKAWDAICIFTGEITGYYDTIRAAEGVDPITGEKLSTAERVTAGAMAGAGFIPIVGWAGRIFKGGKAIYKTAKGVKAATYSLDAYKATKSFDLLQKTEMGIYGFVTANGFSEYLTGRDMFGNELSEEKRQRSLTESLFGLGLGGAAYTFDRVFSSNYIGKNFPFSKEYVNNKLKEVQKELKSLGQKVGQIRVPIVRAKVLSTNAGRIYNVFPDSKTLNEVKENLMMKFSGTEGSRKTGIVGTVQKDGNKTNYTNPAGNELSWVDQHSKNIDRDIDNALKSSNVGKATEAKVADFIRKETQVIGFGLKILKKDGQVAGDLDVVTRNTIIEVKASIKAVREDQFNKMTQTNADFFFNPDKKKVILYIDKPLINLRPEHKTMLENIKSKGVTIVNSLEELKEALD comes from the coding sequence ATGACAGTTAAAATCTACGAAGCCCAAACTCTTATTTCAACAATGGAACAACGCGCCAAGCATTATACACAATTAAAAACCGAACTCGAACAGCTTAAAAAAGAGTTTGAAAAAATAAGTGATTTCGGTGATGAATTGAAAGGTAAAGGTGCTGATGCGATTAAAGCTTTTTATAAAGCCCAAGCAGACGTCGTTGACGAATGGCTTCAATTAATCGTAATTAGCGACGAATTTTATAAGGGAATTTCCGGCACGACAGAAGATTTAAATCTTTCAGGCAGCACGATCATACAAGTTCCATTCCTTGAAATGGAACTGGCACATTCCACTCGCACTGCTAGAGACATCGTTTCAGCGCAACATGAAGATTTACAACAAATCTTTGATGAAATTAGCGACATTATCTCCTTACAAACATTCTCAACAGAACAATTTGAAGACCACATTGAAAAAGCGGACAAAGAGCGAAAAGAAACGATTAAAAAAGTAAATGAACTTGATCAAAATTTACTACAAGAATATAAGTTCGTCGAAGCCCAAGCTGGCATTGTCATTAGCTTATTCCAAGCCTTATTAGATGCAAGCAGTCAAGGCGGAGAGGTTTCCCCACTATATTTCAACGCACAAGCCTACAACAGCAGTGAAATCCATCAAGTAAAAGAAGAGTTTGGCAAAGAAGCCAAAGCATACTTAGATTTTAAAAAAGAACAAGCAGAAGTACGAAAACAAATCAAAGAGCAGATCGAACGGGAAAACAGACCTTGGTATGAAAAAGCTTGGGATGCTATTTGTATTTTTACTGGGGAAATTACCGGATATTATGATACGATTAGAGCAGCTGAAGGGGTTGACCCCATAACTGGAGAAAAATTATCAACCGCAGAACGAGTGACAGCCGGTGCGATGGCAGGGGCAGGTTTTATCCCCATTGTTGGCTGGGCAGGGAGAATTTTCAAAGGCGGCAAGGCGATTTACAAGACCGCAAAAGGTGTTAAAGCGGCAACGTATTCATTAGATGCCTATAAGGCGACAAAATCATTTGATTTATTGCAAAAAACGGAAATGGGTATTTACGGCTTTGTCACCGCAAACGGGTTTAGCGAATATTTAACAGGCAGAGATATGTTTGGCAACGAATTATCCGAAGAAAAACGTCAGCGAAGCTTAACAGAGTCCCTCTTTGGGCTAGGCCTAGGCGGTGCGGCGTATACGTTTGACCGAGTGTTCTCATCAAATTATATCGGGAAGAACTTTCCTTTTAGTAAAGAGTATGTGAATAATAAGCTAAAAGAAGTGCAAAAAGAACTGAAATCACTAGGTCAAAAAGTGGGTCAAATAAGGGTCCCTATTGTTCGGGCTAAAGTACTATCTACAAATGCTGGTCGCATCTATAATGTTTTCCCTGATTCGAAGACGCTGAATGAGGTAAAGGAAAACTTGATGATGAAATTTAGTGGTACTGAAGGAAGCAGAAAAACCGGCATCGTTGGTACTGTTCAAAAGGATGGAAATAAAACAAATTATACTAATCCTGCAGGAAATGAACTTTCATGGGTCGATCAACATTCGAAAAATATTGATCGTGATATTGATAATGCCTTGAAAAGTTCGAACGTTGGTAAGGCAACTGAAGCAAAAGTTGCAGATTTTATAAGGAAAGAGACTCAAGTAATAGGGTTTGGACTTAAAATTTTGAAAAAAGATGGTCAAGTTGCTGGTGATTTAGATGTAGTGACGAGGAATACAATTATCGAAGTCAAGGCTTCGATTAAAGCGGTTAGGGAAGATCAATTTAATAAAATGACTCAAACAAATGCAGATTTTTTCTTTAATCCAGATAAAAAAAAAGTTATTTTATATATAGATAAACCTTTAATTAATTTAAGACCTGAACATAAAACTATGTTAGAAAACATTAAATCTAAAGGAGTTACTATTGTTAACTCATTAGAAGAATTAAAGGAGGCGCTAGACTAA
- the ltrA gene encoding group II intron reverse transcriptase/maturase has translation MPKDDGKKRPLGIPTIKDRVVQMATKLVIEPIFEADFKDCSYGFRPKRNAHQAIAKIRKESKKSYWVLDVDIQGYFDNINHDKLMKLVEQRISDRKVLKLIRKWLQAGIMEEGKVRNSVLGAPQGGVISPLLSNIYLDVMDSLWEKKFSHLGSLIRYADDFVILCRTKQQALEGIRVIQAIMGKLDLSLHKEKSRLVNIWDDSDGFDFLGFHHRKFPIRKKGGRTFLIHEPCPE, from the coding sequence ATCCCTAAAGATGATGGAAAGAAACGTCCATTAGGAATCCCAACCATCAAGGACAGGGTTGTACAAATGGCAACCAAGCTAGTCATAGAACCTATCTTTGAAGCTGACTTTAAAGATTGTTCTTATGGTTTCCGTCCCAAAAGGAATGCGCATCAAGCCATAGCGAAAATCAGGAAAGAGAGCAAGAAAAGCTATTGGGTATTAGACGTCGATATCCAAGGTTATTTTGATAACATCAACCATGATAAATTGATGAAACTTGTAGAACAGCGAATTAGTGACCGCAAAGTGCTGAAATTGATTCGCAAATGGCTACAAGCAGGAATCATGGAAGAAGGAAAAGTGAGGAATTCTGTCTTGGGGGCCCCTCAAGGCGGTGTGATTTCACCATTACTTTCGAACATATATTTAGATGTGATGGATTCCCTCTGGGAAAAGAAATTCAGCCATCTAGGTTCTCTTATTCGTTATGCGGATGACTTTGTCATTTTGTGCAGGACAAAACAGCAAGCGCTAGAAGGTATACGAGTCATCCAAGCAATTATGGGAAAACTTGACCTCTCACTACATAAGGAGAAATCAAGACTCGTCAACATCTGGGATGACAGTGACGGATTTGATTTTCTGGGATTCCATCATCGAAAATTCCCCATTCGTAAAAAGGGTGGTCGAACATTCTTAATTCATGAACCATGTCCCGAGTAA
- a CDS encoding group II intron maturase-specific domain-containing protein, with amino-acid sequence MRKKIKDFTEPRHKLFMDIKELVKGLNRRLQGFKNYYQLSPMSKRWLNRIDWYVLQRLNLFHNKKRNKRHKHAYLQDTVNKVQFILVKLAN; translated from the coding sequence ATGCGAAAGAAAATCAAGGATTTTACGGAACCACGACATAAACTATTTATGGACATAAAAGAATTGGTGAAGGGACTGAACCGAAGGTTACAAGGATTCAAGAATTACTACCAACTTTCTCCAATGTCCAAGAGGTGGTTGAATCGCATTGACTGGTATGTGTTACAACGTTTAAATCTTTTTCATAACAAGAAAAGAAATAAACGACATAAACATGCCTATCTTCAAGATACAGTAAATAAAGTCCAATTCATATTGGTGAAATTAGCGAATTAA
- a CDS encoding DUF2975 domain-containing protein gives MERGTTLFLKAAVFLIGITVLALCIFWLPSLANYTAEMFPEFAYLQHPILIGLYVTAMPFFIALYQAVKLLNYIDHNNAFSELSVKALKSIKYCAVTISILYVIGIIYLMSQNAFHPGIAIIGFSIIFTSVVISVFTAVLQKLLKNALDIKLENDLTV, from the coding sequence ATGGAACGGGGAACAACACTTTTTTTAAAGGCAGCTGTTTTTCTTATTGGAATTACGGTACTTGCTTTGTGTATATTTTGGTTGCCTTCGTTAGCAAATTATACAGCAGAAATGTTTCCAGAGTTTGCTTATTTGCAACATCCTATTTTAATCGGATTGTATGTAACAGCGATGCCGTTTTTTATTGCTCTGTACCAGGCTGTAAAACTTTTAAATTACATTGATCATAACAATGCTTTTTCGGAATTGTCTGTAAAGGCATTAAAATCTATAAAGTATTGTGCGGTTACAATCAGTATCTTATATGTAATCGGGATTATCTACCTTATGTCACAAAACGCTTTCCATCCAGGAATAGCAATTATCGGATTTTCTATTATTTTTACTTCTGTTGTTATTTCGGTTTTCACTGCGGTTCTTCAGAAATTATTAAAAAATGCTTTAGATATAAAATTAGAAAATGATTTAACGGTCTGA